A window from Streptomyces sp. NBC_00271 encodes these proteins:
- a CDS encoding TetR/AcrR family transcriptional regulator has translation MATRTRRPERREEPLSRQRIVEAAIALLDTAGEGALTFRALAERLATGPGAIYWHVTGKDELLNAATDAVIATMTADTTSTAGTAAATPQEAIRTLALGVFDAIDAHPWIGTQLARAPSQSPLLRVFEHLGRHIQTLGVPHPAQFTAASALLNYILGVGGQNAANARGHHQHTSRTEFLDTTATSWANLDPDEYPFTRNVADQLRHHDDRTEFLAGLDLILTGITTRHGPIDPTPS, from the coding sequence ATGGCAACCAGGACACGCCGCCCGGAACGACGCGAGGAACCACTCTCCCGCCAGCGCATCGTCGAGGCCGCGATCGCACTTCTCGACACCGCCGGCGAGGGCGCGCTCACCTTCCGCGCACTGGCCGAACGCCTCGCCACCGGACCCGGCGCGATCTACTGGCACGTCACGGGCAAGGACGAACTCCTCAACGCCGCCACCGACGCCGTCATCGCCACCATGACCGCCGACACCACCAGCACCGCCGGTACCGCCGCCGCAACGCCGCAGGAAGCGATCCGCACCCTCGCACTCGGCGTCTTCGACGCCATCGACGCCCACCCCTGGATCGGCACACAACTCGCCCGCGCCCCGTCCCAGTCACCCCTACTGCGGGTCTTCGAACACCTCGGACGCCACATCCAAACGCTCGGCGTACCCCACCCTGCCCAGTTCACCGCCGCCTCCGCCCTGCTGAACTACATCCTCGGAGTCGGCGGACAGAACGCGGCCAACGCCCGCGGACACCACCAGCACACCAGCCGGACCGAATTCCTCGACACCACCGCGACCTCATGGGCCAACCTCGACCCCGACGAGTACCCCTTCACCCGCAACGTCGCAGACCAACTACGCCACCACGACGACCGAACAGAGTTCCTCGCCGGCCTCGACCTCATCCTCACCGGGATCACCACACGCCATGGTCCGATCGACCCGACACCGTCGTAA
- a CDS encoding FAD-dependent oxidoreductase has translation MTADVTIIGAGLGGLTLARVLHVHGIPTTIYEAETSPTARTQGGMLDIHEYNGQLALDAADLLEEFRGLIHKGGEASRVLDRDGTVLLDEPDDGTGGRPEVHRGALRQLLLDSLPADTIKWGHKATAVRSLGGGRHEVTFADGPTVETGLLVGADGAWSRIRPLLSDATPEYVGISFIETYLFDGDTRHPASAQAVGGGALFALAPGKGILAHREPGGVLHTYVALNKPQEWIAAIDFTHAGAATARVAEEFAGWAPELTALITDGETAPVPRAINALPIAHRWDRVPGVTLLGDAAHLMSPFAGEGANLAMFDGAELGKAIAAHPDNIEAALTTYEEALFPRSAAAATEAAQNHELCFDDNAPHSLIGLFTNHEHAE, from the coding sequence ATGACCGCTGACGTCACGATCATCGGCGCCGGGCTCGGAGGGCTGACCCTCGCCCGTGTACTCCACGTCCACGGCATCCCCACGACGATCTACGAGGCCGAGACCTCACCGACCGCCCGCACGCAGGGCGGCATGCTCGACATCCACGAGTACAACGGGCAGCTCGCCCTCGACGCGGCCGACCTCCTCGAGGAGTTCCGCGGCCTCATCCACAAGGGCGGTGAGGCGTCGCGGGTCCTCGACCGGGACGGAACCGTGCTCCTCGACGAACCCGACGACGGCACCGGCGGGCGTCCGGAGGTCCACCGCGGCGCCCTACGGCAGCTTCTGCTCGACTCGCTGCCGGCCGACACGATCAAGTGGGGGCACAAGGCCACCGCGGTCCGGTCCCTCGGGGGCGGCCGGCACGAAGTGACGTTCGCGGACGGGCCGACCGTGGAGACCGGTCTCCTGGTCGGCGCGGACGGGGCGTGGTCGCGGATCCGTCCGCTGCTGTCCGACGCCACACCCGAGTACGTCGGCATATCCTTCATCGAGACCTACCTGTTCGACGGCGACACCCGCCACCCGGCCAGCGCACAGGCGGTCGGCGGCGGCGCGCTCTTCGCACTCGCACCCGGGAAGGGGATCCTCGCCCACCGGGAGCCCGGCGGCGTCCTGCACACCTACGTGGCGCTCAACAAGCCGCAGGAGTGGATCGCCGCCATCGACTTCACCCACGCGGGCGCGGCTACGGCCCGGGTCGCGGAGGAGTTCGCCGGCTGGGCCCCGGAACTCACCGCGTTGATCACCGACGGCGAGACCGCACCGGTTCCGCGGGCCATCAACGCCCTGCCGATCGCACACCGGTGGGACCGCGTGCCCGGCGTGACCCTGCTCGGCGACGCCGCCCACCTGATGTCACCTTTCGCCGGCGAGGGCGCGAACCTCGCCATGTTCGACGGAGCCGAACTCGGCAAGGCCATCGCCGCGCACCCGGACAACATCGAGGCCGCGCTCACCACGTACGAGGAAGCCCTCTTTCCACGGAGCGCCGCTGCTGCCACCGAGGCTGCCCAAAACCACGAGCTGTGCTTCGACGACAACGCCCCACACAGCCTCATCGGCCTCTTCACCAACCACGAACACGCCGAGTGA
- a CDS encoding GNAT family N-acetyltransferase: MTESSPAAPTVERNDARHRYEILVDGKRAGLTAYRDRGEQRVFFHTEVDDAFAGQGLAARLVEYALTDVRELGMRIVPVCPYVAKFLKKHDEFADITDPVTPEVLAWLDTQLG, encoded by the coding sequence ATGACCGAGTCGTCTCCCGCCGCTCCGACCGTCGAGCGGAACGACGCCAGGCATCGCTACGAAATCCTGGTCGACGGCAAGCGTGCCGGCCTCACCGCCTACCGCGACCGCGGTGAACAGCGCGTCTTCTTCCACACGGAAGTCGACGACGCCTTCGCCGGGCAGGGCCTGGCCGCGCGGTTGGTCGAGTACGCGCTCACCGACGTGCGCGAACTCGGTATGCGGATAGTGCCCGTGTGCCCCTACGTCGCGAAGTTCCTGAAGAAGCACGACGAGTTCGCCGACATCACCGACCCCGTGACCCCCGAGGTCCTGGCGTGGCTGGACACGCAACTGGGCTGA